In Corylus avellana chromosome ca2, CavTom2PMs-1.0, the following proteins share a genomic window:
- the LOC132172699 gene encoding gibberellin 2-beta-dioxygenase 8, translating to MVDSRNIETQNQPLISMESDPPFHEAYKRLFDKTIETGDGAKDNELVIVEECELPLIDVGRLGLGEAEIREECKEEIARASREWGFFQVVNHGISREILEKMRFQQERVFKQPFEKKSKEYKYLNFSAGSYRWGTPSATCLGQLSWSEAFHIPLIDILPSAGFDSLSTTMEQFAATVSSLAQNLAQILAEKMGHSSTFFQQNCLPSTCYLRMNRYPPCPIPSEVFGLIPHTDSDFLTILHQDQVGGLQLVKDGRWIAVKPNPEALIINIGDLFQAWSNDVYKSVEHRVVPNPLLERFSTAYFLCPSYDTVIQTSREPSVYRKFSFMEYRQQVQADVQKLGFKIGLPRFLV from the exons ATGGTGGACTCCCGGAACATTGAGACTCAAAACCAG CCGCTAATTAGCATGGAGTCGGACCCACCATTTCACGAAGCCTACAAGCGCCTCTTCGACAAAACCATCGAAACTGGTGACGGCGCCAAAGATAACGAGCTTGTCATCGTCGAGGAATGCGAGCTTCCGTTGATCGACGTCGGCCGTTTAGGGCTTGGCGAAGCGGAGATCAGGGAGGAGTGCAAGGAAGAGATAGCTAGGGCTTCGCGAGAGTGGGGTTTTTTCCAGGTTGTGAACCATGGAATTTCCCGTGAGATTTTGGAGAAGATGAGGTTCCAGCAGGAGAGGGTGTTTAAGCAACCCTTTGAGAAGAAGAGCAAAGAGTACAAGTACTTGAACTTTTCAGCCGGTAGCTACCGTTGGGGCACCCCTTCCGCCACATGCTTGGGGCAGTTATCATGGTCTGAAGCTTTCCACATTCCTTTGATCGATATTTTGCCTTCAGCCGGCTTCGACAGTCTCAG CACAACAATGGAACAGTTCGCCGCAACAGTTTCCAGTCTGGCACAAAACTTGGCTCAGATTTTGGCTGAGAAAATGGGCCACAGCTCAACTTTCTTCCAACAAAATTGCTTGCCAAGCACTTGCTATCTTCGAATGAACCGATACCCACCCTGCCCTATCCCTTCAGAGGTATTTGGCCTCATTCCACACACCGACAGTGACTTCCTCACCATTTTGCATCAAGATCAGGTTGGTGGTCTCCAATTGGTGAAAGATGGGAGATGGATTGCTGTTAAGCCTAATCCCGAGGCTCTTATTATCAACATTGGTGACTTGTTTCAG GCGTGGAGCAATGACGTGTACAAGAGCGTAGAACACCGGGTTGTCCCGAATCCTCTACTGGAAAGGTTCTCCACGGCATATTTCTTATGTCCTTCATATGACACAGTGATACAGACCTCCCGTGAGCCTTCAGTGTATAGAAAATTCAGCTTTATGGAATACAGGCAGCAGGTGCAAGCGGATGTTCAAAAATTGGGTTTTAAAATAGGGCTTCCTAGGTTTCTTGTGTAA
- the LOC132170602 gene encoding probable pyruvate, phosphate dikinase regulatory protein, chloroplastic translates to MLASSTLSISNLRVKPTSSNQVAPEPDPEPQARKLKGSGQLNRWSRARAVRSGRKLDRPAHRAQVVEPKPRVQPRETTSLEPTSTTGGDGDDNVDVAGAKSIYMVSDGTGWTVEHSVSAALGQFDHCLVDRGCPVNTHLFSGIDDVERLMEIVRQAAKDGAMLVYTLADPSMADSARQASKLWGIPSTDVLGPITEAIASHLGVVPSGLPRGAPGRSFPLTDEYFRRIEAIEFTIKQDDGALPQNLQKADIVLTGVSRTGKTPLSIYISQKGYKVANVPIVMGVELPKSLFEVDPEKVFGLTINPLVLQTIRKARAKSLGFSEETRSNYSEMDYVRDDLEHAGRIFAQNPVWPVIEVTGKAIEETAAVVLRLYNDRKQRCSMPRISKRY, encoded by the exons atgttagctTCATCTACCTTAAGCATCTCGAACCTACGAGTCAAACCCACCTCGTCCAACCAAGTCGCTCCCGAACCTGACCCTGAGCCACAGGCTCGGAAGCTCAAAGGCAGCGGTCAGCTGAACCGGTGGTCCAGAGCTCGAGCCGTACGTTCGGGCCGCAAGCTGGACCGACCGGCCCACCGGGCCCAGGTAGTGGAACCGAAGCCTCGGGTTCAACCAAGAGAGACCACGTCCCTAGAGCCTACTTCTACAACGGGAGGTGACGGCGACGATAACGTGGACGTGGCGGGGGCCAAGTCGATATACATGGTCTCTGACGGAACTGGATGGACGGTGGAGCATTCCGTCAGCGCGGCGTTGGGGCAATTCGACCACTGCTTGGTGGATCGTGGGTGCCCTGTAAATACCCACTTGTTTTCTGGA ATTGATGATGTAGAGCGGTTAATGGAGATTGTTAGGCAAGCAGCCAAAGATGGTGCTATGCTTGTGTACACTTTAGCTGACCCATCAATGGCTGATTCTGCCAGGCAAGCCAGCAAGCTGTGGGGTATACCCTCAACAGACGTACTCGGCCCAATCACAGAGGCAATTGCTTCGCATCTAGGGGTCGTACCATCTGGCCTCCCCCGCGGGGCTCCTGGCAGGAGTTTTCCCCTTACTGACGAATACTTCCGTCGGATTGAGGCAATTGAATTTACCATCAAGCAAGATGATGGAGCACTACCCCAAAATCTTCAGAAAGCTGATATTGTTCTTACTGGTGTCTCTCGTACTGGGAAGACGCCATTATCAATTTATATATCACAAAAAGGATACAAAGTGGCAAATGTGCCTATTGTAATGGGTGTAGAATTGCCAAAAAGTCTCTTTGAGGTAGATCCAGAGAAGGTTTTTGGTTTGACGATAAATCCTCTAGTCTTGCAAACAATCAGAAAAGCAAGAGCCAAGAGTCTGGGCTTCAGCGAAGAAACAAGGAGTAACTATTCGGAGATGGACTATGTTAGAGATGATCTGGAACATGCCGGTAGGATTTTCGCACAAAATCCAGTCTGGCCAGTAATCG AAGTGACAGGAAAAGCAATAGAAGAAACTGCCGCGGTTGTATTGAGGCTTTACAATGACAGGAAGCAGAGGTGCTCAATGCCAAGAATCTCAAAACGCTACTAG
- the LOC132170603 gene encoding uncharacterized protein LOC132170603, translated as MAENPKLVCGSEENMGNQKISVSDHMNGFQYTADNSDSLVIDMESFSRLTNKDITANSRITLQRSLSRKGPQRGGEKKITPIASTANERDIVASTSSPRGSSTPEKSAVVAVGIMDNSSNPQVHHQITITTGNITTPTESRSISRRNSFRRSPWVLDPKKILFLFATLSSMGTILLIYFTLSIGKLNEDEDGLDWQQRP; from the exons ATGGCGGAAAATCCAAAGTTG GTTTGTGGCTCAGAAGAGAATATGGGTAACCAGAAAATATCGGTTTCCGATCATATGAACGGCTTTCAGTATACCGCCGATAATTCCGACAGCTTAGTTATTGACATGGAGAGCTTCTCCCGCCTCACCAATAAAGATATTACTGCAAATTCACGAATTACT TTGCAGAGAAGCCTTTCCCGGAAAGGGCCTCAGCGTGGCGGCGAGAAAAAGATTACTCCCATTGCTAGTACTGCTAACGAAAGAGATATTGTTGCCTCCACATCATCGCCCAGAG GGTCTAGCACGCCTGAAAAGTCTGCAGTGGTGGCAGTAGGGATCATGGATAATTCTAGCAACCCACAAGTTCATCATCAGATCACCATCACCACCGGCAACATCACCACCCCCACCGAAAGCAGAAGCATTTCTAGGAGAAATAGTTTTAGGCGTTCTCCATGGGTCCTTGATCCTAAGAAGATTCTCTTCTTATTTGCCACCTT GTCAAGCATGGGAACAATCTTGTTGATATACTTCACCCTTTCAATTGGCAAGCtcaatgaagatgaagatggttTGGATTGGCAGCAGCGACCATAG